The Zygotorulaspora mrakii chromosome 3, complete sequence genome includes a region encoding these proteins:
- the RPN4 gene encoding stress-regulated transcription factor RPN4 (similar to Saccharomyces cerevisiae RPN4 (YDL020C); ancestral locus Anc_3.173) produces the protein MTSTELTLNRTLTDILEDELYNMYGTHGCGSEHCHSSNVSLNGKSLMNLPLPAFEEFMTNETLATDYNLSPPYASNFFVGSSSSSNIEHPIPMDSQTNGPELCRHSSQHQHISQSHTQQQAQSENFTIFNKYADPSLTTTSIHDNKPQDKLGNTPVQKTINLNSIMKVPNPFNTVNISRLHPQPSIIPRDIRVTNDDSMDSSENIYAEQEHDEFLGYEDSCNFKVNWPLQDSNLALSNEDARMIFDHEFQHDDDLSDDDDNDEETFQENPKRDIFNVPFAYSNEFNMSNSRDKEINACNFVDSNISTNNNMIPDEVILDDDDDDSNMLDEDDLYEPSYRNSRKESVVFNNTREMAVPGLDRDQDQDQYQDQYQGQDQDQDRNQDNVEQSRQNARQKVKLREDHQQQPRSRVKELEIESEVRNRNQRQLGNKTQSRKKILNNENNLVNTSKRRVSSMNTLEPLQYSQSHSHLKSNAHLHDHSHSQSPSPSQPYSKQKNSDGSEVYTCMIINSITKQVCAAQFSRSYDLTRHQNTIHAKKKSVFRCSECIKSLGHEGYQKTFSRLDALTRHIKSKHEYLTLEQRQDITKYARDNMGYVVA, from the coding sequence ATGACATCCACTGAATTGACATTGAACAGAACTCTCACAGACATCCTAGAGGACGAGCTCTATAATATGTATGGCACACATGGCTGTGGGTCTGAGCATTGCCATTCGTCAAATGTCTCGTTGAATGGGAAGAGCTTGATGAATTTACCACTGCCggcttttgaagagttcATGACAAACGAAACGCTTGCTACGGATTACAACTTGAGCCCCCCATATGCGAGCAATTTCTTTGTAGggtcgtcgtcgtcgtctAATATTGAACATCCAATTCCGATGGACAGCCAAACGAATGGGCCTGAATTATGCAGACATTCTTCACAGCATCAACACATTTCTCAGAGCCATACTCAGCAGCAAGCGCAGAGTGAGAACTTCACTATATTCAACAAATATGCGGACCCTTCACTGACGACTACTTCTATACATGATAACAAACCTCAGGATAAACTAGGTAATACTCCAGTACAGAAGACTATTAATCTCAACAGCATTATGAAGGTTCCAAATCCTTTTAATACAGTGAATATATCAAGGCTACACCCGCAACCCTCCATTATTCCTCGTGATATTAGGGTTACCAATGATGATTCTATGGACTCCTCAGAAAATATCTATGCGGAACAGGAGCATGACGAATTTCTGGGATATGAAGATTCATGTAATTTCAAGGTGAATTGGCCACTACAAGACAGCAATCTGGCCTTGAGCAACGAAGATGCTAGAATGATTTTTGATCATGAGTTTCAACATGATGACGATTTGAGtgacgatgatgacaatgatgaagaaacatTCCAGGAAAATCCCAAAAGAGATATCTTTAACGTACCGTTTGCGTATTCTAATGAGTTCAATATGAGCAATAGCAGGGATAAGGAGATTAATGCTTGCAATTTCGTCGATTCCAACATCAGTACCAATAATAATATGATACCCGATGAGGTTATATtggatgacgatgacgatgataGCAATATGttggatgaagatgatttatATGAACCTTCATACAGAAACAGTCGCAAAGAAAGCGTGGTTTTCAATAATACAAGGGAAATGGCAGTCCCAGGTCTAGATAGAGACCAGGACCAAGACCAATACCAAGACCAATACCAAGGCCAAGACCAAGATCAAGACCGAAACCAGGATAATGTAGAGCAATCAAGGCAAAACGCTAGACAAAAGGTAAAGCTGAGGGAGGatcatcaacaacagcCCAGAAGTCGAGTAAAGGAGCTAGAAATTGAGAGTGAAGTGCGAAATCGAAACCAAAGGCAATTGGGTAATAAAACCCAatccagaaaaaaaatactcaataatgaaaacaatCTTGTAAATACATCAAAGAGGAGAGTATCTAGCATGAATACATTGGAACCACTCCAATATTCTCAATCGCATTCACATTTAAAATCAAATGCACATTTGCATGATCACTCACATTCCCAATCGCCCTCTCCATCTCAACCGTACTCAAAGCAAAAGAACAGCGATGGAAGTGAAGTCTACACTTGTATGATAATAAACTCAATCACGAAACAAGTTTGTGCTGCccaattttcaagatcatATGATTTAACCAGACATCAAAATACAATAcatgcaaagaaaaagagcgTATTCAGATGTTCCGAATGCATCAAATCACTAGGTCATGAGGGTTAccaaaaaactttttcacGTTTAGATGCTTTGACAAGACATATAAAATCAAAGCACGAATATTTGACATTGGAGCAACGGCAGGATATTACAAAATATGCAAGAGATAATATGGGATATGTTGTAGCTTAA
- the GPM2 gene encoding phosphoglycerate mutase family protein GPM2 (similar to Saccharomyces cerevisiae GPM2 (YDL021W) and GPM3 (YOL056W); ancestral locus Anc_3.172) gives MTLTNNTFKVILLRHGQSELNHENIFCGWIDAQLTEKGKHQARHAADLIKDYCEEKNVPLPQIGFTSRLVRTEQTMEVMLDELHLKGSFQIIAGLDCKIEDEFKKDSVKVLQTWRLNERHYGSWQGQRKPDILKEYGKEKYMYIRRDYQGKPPSADLKREMIQEVDDQGSSTGYDFKEPNRRLKYGLEEEAGDILPDSESLCDVVKRLEPFLENVVLKLSRDYNLDSCLMVGHGSSVRSILKVLQKISDDDIKNVDIPNATPLVVELEKGTFKFINRYYLDPETAKIDAQKVRQEGFQNNP, from the coding sequence ATGACTTTGACAAACAATACTTTTAAAGTCATTCTTTTAAGACACGGGCAAAGTGAATTGAACCATGAAAACATATTTTGCGGTTGGATAGATGCTCAATTGACTGAAAAGGGCAAGCATCAAGCTCGTCATGCTGCTGATCTCATCAAAGATTATtgtgaagagaaaaatgttCCATTACCACAGATCGGGTTCACTTCCAGGTTGGTGAGAACTGAACAAACCATGGAAGTCATGCTTGATGAACTACACCTAAAGGGTTCCTTCCAGATTATAGCCGGTCTTGATTGCAAAATCGAAGATGAATTCAAGAAGGATTCTGTTAAAGTTCTGCAAACATGGAGATTGAATGAACGTCATTATGGATCGTGGCAAGGTCAAAGAAAACCTGATATTTTAAAGGAATACggtaaagaaaaatacatgTATATACGTAGAGATTACCAAGGGAAACCACCCAGTGCAGATCTGAAACGTGAAATGATTCAAGAGGTTGATGATCAAGGGTCATCCACAGGTTATGACTTTAAAGAGCCAAATAGACGTTTGAAATATGgtcttgaagaagaggcTGGTGATATTTTACCAGATAGTGAATCACTTTGTGATGTTGTTAAAAGGCTTGAGCCATTTTTAGAAAACGTTGTTTTAAAACTTAGTAGAGATTACAATCTAGATTCATGTTTAATGGTAGGTCATGGAAGTTCAGTGAGATCAATACTAAAGGTCctacaaaaaatatctgatgatgatataaAGAATGTTGATATACCAAATGCAACACCATTAGTTgttgaattggaaaaaggcactttcaaattcatcaatagaTATTACTTAGATCCGGAAACTGCAAAGATTGATGCTCAAAAAGTTCGTCAAGAGGGTTTCCAGAATAATCCCTAA
- the ARG1 gene encoding argininosuccinate synthase (similar to Saccharomyces cerevisiae ARG1 (YOL058W); ancestral locus Anc_3.170), with translation MSKGKVCLAYSGGLDTSIILAWLLEQGYEVVAFMANVGQEEDFDAAREKALKIGATKYVLVDCREDFVKEILFPAVQVNAVYEDVYLLGTSLARPIIAKAQIDVAKQEGCFAVSHGCTGKGNDQIRFELGFYALKPDVEVIAPWRLPEFFERFAGRNDLLDYAAQKGIPVAQTKSKPWSTDENQAHISYEAGILEDPDTTPPKDMWKLIVDPTDAPDTPQDLTIEFSRGLPVKLSYSKGGKDFAATKPLDIFQAASNLGRANGVGRIDIVEDRYINLKSRGCYEQAPLTVLRKAHVDLEGLTLDKEVRALRDQFVSPNYSRLLYNGSYFSPECEYIRSMIQPSQETVNGQVRMRLYKGNAIVLGRSSSTENLYDPTESSMDELTGFSPIDTSGFIAIQAIRIKKYGESKKAKNQDITL, from the coding sequence ATGTCTAAGGGTAAAGTTTGTTTAGCATATTCGGGTGGTTTGGACACCTCGATTATTTTGGCATGGTTACTGGAACAAGGCTACGAAGTTGTTGCTTTCATGGCTAACGTCGgccaagaagaagattttgatgcAGCAAGAGAAAAGGCATTGAAGATCGGTGCAACCAAGTATGTTCTTGTAGACTGTCGTGAGGATTTTGTAAAAGAAATTCTGTTCCCTGCGGTCCAAGTTAATGCGGTCTATGAAGACGTTTACCTCTTAGGTACTTCTTTAGCAAGACCAATCATTGCCAAAGCCCAAATTGATGTTGCAAAACAGGAAGGTTGTTTCGCCGTGTCCCACGGGTGCACTGGTAAAGGTAACGATCAAATTAGATTCGAATTGGGTTTCTATGCTTTGAAGCCTGATGTTGAAGTTATCGCACCATGGAGACTAcctgaattttttgaaagattcgCTGGTAGAAATGATCTATTAGATTATGCTGCTCAAAAGGGTATCCCAGTTGCTCAAACAAAGTCAAAACCATGGTCCACTGATGAAAACCAAGCTCATATCTCCTATGAAGCTGGTATCTTGGAGGATCCTGATACTACTCCACCAAAGGACATGTGGAAATTAATTGTTGATCCAACAGATGCACCAGATACTCCACAAGATTTAACCATTGAATTTAGCCGTGGTCTACCAGTTAAACTATCTTACTCAAAAGGGGGTAAAGATTTTGCTGCTACGAAACCGTTGGATATTTTCCAAGCAGCTTCCAATCTAGGGAGAGCAAACGGTGTTGGTAGAATTGATATCGTAGAAGACCGTtatatcaatttgaaatcgagAGGTTGTTATGAACAAGCCCCTTTGACCGTTTTGAGAAAAGCACATGTCGATCTGGAAGGTTTGACCCTTGATAAAGAGGTCCGTGCTTTGAGAGATCAATTTGTATCACCAAATTATTCAAGACTACTTTACAACGGTTCCTATTTTTCTCCTGAATGTGAATATATTAGATCAATGATTCAGCCTTCTCAAGAAACTGTCAATGGTCAAGTTAGAATGAGACTTTACAAGGGTAATGCTATCGTGCTCGGaagatcttcttcaacagagAATTTGTATGACCCAACAGAATCGTCAATGGATGAATTGACTGGTTTCTCACCAATTGATACTTCTGGTTTCATTGCTATTCAAGCAATTAGAATTAAAAAATACGGTGAATCTAAGAAGGCAAAGAATCAAGATATCACGTTATAA